The proteins below come from a single Oryzomicrobium terrae genomic window:
- a CDS encoding ABC transporter permease, producing the protein MPTGGLVLKEEGGRIVLAGDWTLVNLLRQPLPRNAFEARLADFAARRLPWDLNGLERLDSAAATLLWRAWGRAWPAEVVLGDEERLAIARAAAVPDALPPPPRRPFAEVEALGNQVLRAGRNFIELTELLGRLALDAVGLLRTPRRAPFREFSATVFKSGAQALPVTALVGFLVGVVISYLSALQLRNFGAEPLIVNVMGLAIIRELGPVLAAVLVAGRSGSAMTAQIGVMRVTEEIDALTTMGIPATLRLVLPRVAALTLAMPLLVVWTSAMGLLGGMVSAHLQLGLTFDFLLHGLARAVPVPNLWIALTKGAVFGFLIAQIACHFGLKVRPNTESLSARTTSSVVTAITVVILADAIFALLTREVGIPQQ; encoded by the coding sequence ATGCCCACCGGGGGCCTGGTTCTCAAGGAAGAGGGCGGCCGTATCGTCCTCGCCGGCGACTGGACGCTGGTCAACCTGCTGCGCCAGCCCCTGCCGCGCAACGCCTTCGAAGCCCGCCTGGCCGATTTCGCCGCACGGCGCCTGCCCTGGGACTTGAACGGCCTGGAGCGCCTCGACAGCGCTGCCGCCACCTTGCTGTGGCGCGCCTGGGGGCGTGCCTGGCCGGCCGAGGTGGTCCTGGGGGACGAAGAGCGCCTGGCCATCGCCCGGGCCGCCGCCGTGCCCGATGCCCTGCCGCCACCGCCGCGCCGGCCCTTCGCCGAGGTCGAGGCCCTGGGCAACCAGGTGCTGCGCGCCGGGCGCAACTTCATTGAGCTTACCGAACTGCTCGGCCGCCTCGCCCTGGACGCCGTGGGCCTGCTGCGCACCCCGCGCCGGGCGCCGTTCCGCGAGTTTTCCGCCACCGTCTTCAAGAGCGGTGCCCAGGCCCTGCCGGTCACCGCCCTGGTGGGCTTTCTCGTCGGCGTGGTGATCAGCTACCTGTCGGCCCTGCAACTGCGCAACTTCGGCGCCGAGCCCCTGATCGTCAACGTCATGGGCCTGGCCATCATCCGCGAGCTCGGCCCGGTGCTCGCCGCGGTGCTGGTGGCGGGGCGCTCGGGCTCGGCCATGACGGCCCAGATCGGGGTGATGCGGGTGACCGAGGAGATCGACGCCCTGACGACCATGGGCATTCCCGCCACCCTGCGCCTGGTGTTACCCCGGGTGGCGGCCCTGACCCTGGCCATGCCGCTGCTGGTGGTGTGGACCTCGGCCATGGGCCTCCTGGGCGGCATGGTCTCGGCCCACCTGCAACTGGGGCTGACCTTCGACTTCCTGCTGCACGGCCTGGCCCGGGCGGTGCCGGTGCCCAACCTGTGGATCGCCCTGACCAAGGGCGCCGTGTTCGGCTTTCTCATCGCCCAGATCGCCTGCCACTTCGGCCTCAAGGTGCGGCCCAACACCGAGAGCCTGTCGGCCCGCACCACCAGTTCGGTGGTCACCGCCATCACCGTGGTGATCCTGGCCGACGCCATCTTTGCCCTGCTCACCCGGGAAGTCGGGATTCCCCAGCAATGA
- the minD gene encoding septum site-determining protein MinD — MKVIVVTSGKGGVGKTTTSAAFASGLALRGFKTAVIDFDVGLRNLDLIMGCERRVVYDLVNVLNGEANLSQALIKDKHTDNLFILPASQTRDKDALTEEGVEKVLKELEHMGFDYAVCDSPAGIERGAVMALTFADEAIVVTNPEVSSVRDSDRILGIVQSKSRRAKDGVEPVKEHLLVTRYSPKRVEDGEMLSYKDVQELLRIPLLGVTPESEIVLQASNQGTPAIHMDGSDVAAAYQDVVARFLGEDKPLRFVDYEKPGLLKRIFGGK, encoded by the coding sequence ATGAAAGTCATCGTCGTCACTTCCGGCAAGGGTGGTGTGGGCAAAACCACCACCAGTGCCGCGTTTGCCTCGGGCCTGGCGCTGCGCGGCTTCAAGACCGCGGTCATCGACTTCGACGTCGGTCTGCGCAACCTGGACCTGATCATGGGCTGCGAGCGTCGCGTGGTGTACGACCTGGTGAACGTGCTCAACGGCGAGGCCAACCTCTCCCAGGCGCTGATCAAGGACAAGCACACCGACAACCTGTTCATCCTGCCCGCCTCCCAGACCCGGGATAAGGACGCGCTCACCGAAGAGGGCGTGGAGAAGGTGCTGAAAGAGCTGGAACACATGGGCTTCGATTACGCCGTGTGCGATTCCCCCGCCGGCATCGAGCGCGGCGCGGTGATGGCCCTGACCTTCGCCGACGAGGCGATCGTGGTGACCAACCCGGAAGTGTCGTCGGTGCGCGACTCCGACCGCATCCTTGGCATCGTCCAGTCCAAGTCCCGCCGGGCCAAGGACGGTGTCGAGCCGGTCAAGGAGCACCTGCTGGTGACCCGCTACAGCCCGAAGCGCGTCGAGGACGGCGAAATGCTCTCCTACAAGGACGTGCAGGAACTGCTGCGCATCCCCCTGCTGGGCGTCACCCCGGAATCGGAAATCGTCCTCCAGGCCTCCAACCAGGGCACCCCGGCGATCCACATGGATGGCAGCGACGTGGCCGCCGCCTACCAGGACGTGGTGGCGCGCTTCCTCGGCGAGGACAAGCCCCTGCGCTTCGTCGATTACGAAAAGCCGGGCCTGCTCAAGCGCATCTTCGGAGGGAAGTGA
- a CDS encoding cupin domain-containing protein, whose amino-acid sequence MLMNKVTGREWTPTDFPGIERSLFRNNPEGGRSSVVRLRQGARFPRHTHQGTEEVVVLVGRITIGGVELEAGDYLFTSPGEEHDVVALSDAQIFVSSQKATPLIPE is encoded by the coding sequence ATGTTGATGAACAAGGTCACCGGGCGGGAATGGACGCCCACGGATTTTCCCGGCATCGAACGCAGCCTGTTCCGCAACAACCCGGAAGGCGGACGCTCGTCGGTCGTGCGCCTACGGCAAGGCGCCCGTTTCCCCCGCCACACCCACCAGGGCACCGAAGAAGTGGTGGTGCTGGTCGGGCGGATCACCATCGGCGGGGTGGAGCTGGAGGCCGGCGACTACCTCTTCACCAGCCCGGGCGAAGAGCACGACGTGGTCGCCCTGAGCGACGCCCAGATCTTCGTCTCGTCGCAGAAGGCCACGCCCCTTATTCCTGAATAA
- the minC gene encoding septum site-determining protein MinC has translation MKSAPTLEFKGSTLALTVLHAALGSADAAAVERTLADLCGPAPDFFSHDPTVVDLAGLDADAQPDWGTLLPLLRRHQLTPFAVRNASPAQAEAARAAGLVIAEEVETVVRAAPAARSAHSSQSPDTAGPAEAGAAAEAESPVAAAEAPVNGDLFATPEVAPAPAAPEPAPAPAPAFTGTLVVDRPLRSGQQVYARGGDVIVLAMVNPGAEVIADGNIHVYAPLRGRALAGARGDVGARIFTTCFEAELVSIAGVYRTFEPGSEKTLTGQPVQVRLAGADVDQQQLRLEPLNLR, from the coding sequence ATGAAGTCCGCCCCCACTCTCGAATTCAAAGGTTCCACCCTGGCCCTGACGGTGCTCCACGCCGCCCTGGGCAGCGCCGATGCGGCGGCGGTGGAACGCACCCTGGCCGATCTGTGCGGCCCCGCTCCCGATTTCTTCAGCCACGATCCGACGGTGGTCGATCTGGCCGGCCTCGATGCCGATGCCCAGCCCGACTGGGGCACCTTGCTGCCCCTGCTGCGCCGCCACCAACTCACGCCGTTCGCCGTGCGCAACGCGTCGCCGGCCCAAGCCGAGGCGGCCCGGGCCGCTGGCCTGGTGATCGCCGAGGAAGTGGAAACCGTGGTGCGCGCGGCGCCCGCCGCCCGCTCTGCCCACTCCTCCCAATCCCCCGATACGGCCGGCCCGGCCGAGGCCGGGGCGGCCGCCGAGGCGGAAAGCCCCGTCGCGGCCGCCGAGGCGCCGGTCAATGGCGACCTGTTCGCCACGCCGGAAGTGGCTCCCGCTCCGGCAGCGCCGGAACCCGCCCCCGCGCCAGCCCCCGCATTCACCGGCACCCTGGTGGTGGACCGGCCGCTGCGTTCCGGCCAGCAGGTCTATGCCCGGGGCGGCGACGTGATCGTGCTGGCCATGGTCAATCCCGGCGCCGAGGTGATCGCCGACGGCAACATCCACGTCTATGCGCCGTTGCGCGGCCGCGCCCTGGCCGGTGCCCGGGGCGATGTGGGGGCGCGCATCTTCACCACCTGTTTCGAAGCTGAACTGGTCTCGATTGCCGGCGTGTACCGGACCTTCGAACCCGGTTCGGAAAAAACCCTGACCGGCCAGCCGGTGCAGGTCCGTCTCGCCGGGGCCGATGTCGATCAGCAGCAATTGCGGCTGGAGCCGCTCAACCTGCGCTGA
- the ppk1 gene encoding polyphosphate kinase 1, which yields MNRATLTRRFPPENYLNRELGLLAFNRRVLAQAADARMPLLERLRFLCIVSSNLDEFFEIRVAGLKEQLKLGATSRTTDGKTPREVYRQVSQEAHRMVNEQYTLFNQEVLPALAAEGICFLRRTSWSNEQREWIRDYFFREVMPVLTPIGLDPSHPFPRIHNKSLNFAVELEGRDAFGRNSGVAIVQAPRALPRVIRLPSELAGCEYGCVFLSSILHAFVGELFAGMTVRGCYQFRVTRNSDLFVDEEEVKNLRTKIQGELPQRHFGDGVRLEVADSCSETMAEFLLNQFALAPDDLYRVNGPVNLVRLMQVPDWVDRPDLKFPPFAAGFPKPLQKKRSIFAAMREGDVLLHHPYQSFAPVVELLEEAADDPQVVAIKMTVYRTGTDSVLMNALIRAAQNGKDVTAVVELLARFDEEANINWANKLEEVGAHVVYGVVGYKTHAKMLMIVRRERDEDAGRSRLRRYVHLGTGNYHPRTARLYTDFGLLTSNEEMGADVSEVFKQLTGLGRAQALHHLWQAPFSLHSNVIAAIKRETEVAKAGGRGRIIAKMNSLLEPETIATLYEASQAGVDIDLIVRGVCALRPGVKGLSENIRVRSVIGRLLEHHRIFYFWAEGEENVYLSSADWMERNFFRRIELCFPVRDPRLKKRVIAEGLRMYLADNQQAWEMDSNGAYHRKRQGRAKPRSAQNELMAALGGV from the coding sequence ATGAATCGAGCCACCCTCACCCGCCGCTTTCCCCCGGAAAACTACCTGAACCGCGAACTGGGGCTGCTCGCCTTCAACCGCCGGGTGCTCGCCCAGGCGGCGGACGCCCGGATGCCCCTGCTGGAACGCCTGCGCTTTCTCTGCATCGTCTCTTCCAACCTGGACGAATTCTTCGAGATCCGGGTCGCCGGCCTCAAGGAACAGCTCAAGCTGGGCGCCACCAGCCGCACCACCGACGGTAAGACGCCCCGGGAGGTGTATCGCCAGGTCAGCCAGGAAGCCCACCGGATGGTCAATGAGCAGTACACCCTGTTCAACCAGGAAGTGCTGCCGGCCCTGGCCGCCGAGGGGATCTGCTTCCTGCGCCGGACCAGCTGGAGCAATGAGCAGCGCGAGTGGATCCGCGACTACTTCTTCCGCGAAGTGATGCCGGTGCTCACCCCGATCGGCCTCGATCCGTCCCACCCCTTCCCGCGCATCCACAACAAGAGCCTCAACTTCGCCGTGGAACTGGAAGGCCGGGACGCCTTCGGGCGCAACTCCGGCGTGGCCATCGTCCAGGCGCCCCGGGCCCTGCCCCGGGTAATCCGCCTGCCTTCCGAACTGGCCGGCTGCGAGTACGGCTGCGTCTTCCTCTCCTCGATCCTGCACGCCTTCGTTGGCGAGTTGTTCGCCGGCATGACGGTGCGCGGCTGCTACCAGTTCCGCGTCACCCGCAACTCCGACCTGTTCGTGGACGAGGAAGAGGTCAAGAACCTGCGCACCAAGATCCAGGGCGAGCTGCCCCAGCGCCACTTCGGCGACGGGGTGCGCCTGGAGGTGGCCGACAGCTGCTCCGAAACCATGGCTGAGTTCCTGCTCAACCAGTTCGCCCTGGCGCCGGACGACCTGTACCGGGTCAACGGCCCGGTGAACCTGGTGCGGCTGATGCAGGTGCCGGACTGGGTGGATCGCCCCGACCTGAAATTCCCGCCCTTCGCCGCCGGCTTTCCCAAGCCGCTGCAAAAGAAGCGCAGCATCTTCGCCGCCATGCGCGAGGGCGACGTACTGCTGCACCACCCCTACCAGAGCTTCGCCCCGGTGGTGGAACTGCTCGAAGAGGCTGCCGACGACCCCCAGGTGGTGGCGATCAAGATGACGGTGTACCGCACCGGCACCGACTCGGTGCTGATGAACGCCCTGATCCGCGCCGCCCAGAACGGCAAGGACGTGACGGCGGTGGTGGAACTGCTCGCCCGCTTCGACGAAGAGGCCAACATCAACTGGGCCAACAAGCTCGAAGAAGTCGGCGCCCACGTGGTCTATGGCGTGGTCGGCTACAAGACCCACGCCAAGATGCTGATGATCGTGCGCCGCGAACGGGACGAGGACGCGGGCCGCAGCCGCCTGCGCCGCTACGTGCACCTGGGTACCGGCAACTACCACCCGCGTACCGCCCGGCTGTACACCGACTTCGGCCTGCTCACCAGCAACGAGGAAATGGGCGCCGACGTCTCGGAAGTGTTCAAGCAGCTCACCGGCCTCGGCCGCGCCCAGGCCCTGCATCACCTGTGGCAGGCGCCCTTCTCGCTCCATTCCAACGTGATCGCCGCGATCAAGCGGGAAACCGAAGTAGCCAAGGCCGGCGGCCGGGGTCGCATCATCGCCAAGATGAACTCCCTGCTCGAACCGGAGACCATCGCCACCCTCTACGAAGCCAGCCAGGCCGGGGTGGACATCGACCTGATCGTCCGCGGCGTATGCGCCCTGCGCCCCGGGGTGAAGGGCCTCTCGGAGAACATCCGGGTGCGCTCGGTGATCGGCCGGCTGCTCGAACACCACCGCATCTTCTACTTCTGGGCCGAAGGCGAGGAAAACGTCTATCTTTCCAGTGCCGACTGGATGGAGCGCAACTTCTTCCGCCGCATCGAACTGTGCTTCCCGGTGCGCGACCCGCGCCTCAAGAAGCGCGTCATCGCCGAGGGCCTGCGCATGTACCTGGCGGACAACCAGCAAGCCTGGGAGATGGATTCCAACGGTGCCTATCACCGCAAGCGCCAGGGCCGGGCCAAGCCCCGCTCGGCGCAAAACGAGCTGATGGCGGCCCTGGGCGGGGTATAG
- the minE gene encoding cell division topological specificity factor MinE, producing the protein MSLLSMLFGQKPKTASVAKERLQLIIARERTDASAGSPDFLPKLQQELIQVISKYVSVNPDDIKVSLEKQGNFEVLEVNIVLPDAAQAK; encoded by the coding sequence ATGTCGCTGCTTTCCATGCTGTTCGGCCAGAAGCCGAAGACCGCGTCGGTGGCCAAGGAGCGCCTGCAGCTGATCATCGCCCGGGAACGCACCGACGCGTCCGCCGGCTCTCCGGATTTTCTGCCCAAGCTGCAGCAGGAGTTGATCCAGGTGATCTCCAAGTACGTCTCGGTCAATCCGGACGACATCAAGGTGTCCCTGGAAAAGCAGGGCAACTTCGAGGTGCTCGAAGTCAATATCGTGCTGCCGGACGCGGCCCAGGCCAAATAA
- the ppx gene encoding exopolyphosphatase → MQNELIAAVDLGSNSFRLEVGRVVEDQIYTLDSLKEAVRLASGLTPERYMDEASQRRALAALAKFGERIRGFAPEQVRAVATNTLRVAKNAAEFLPKAEAALGFPIEIIAGREEARLIYIGAAHSLPLVPHKRLVVDIGGGSTEFIIGKRFEPQSMESLFMGCVSYTGRFFPDGRMDKKRFREAEVAAGKEIQTIAYDYLRLGWKEAVGSSGSARAIADVLELNGLNPGGAVGITRAGMERMKALLIKAGSLDALDLEGLKSDRLPVIPGGLAIMMAVFQELNLERMTYADGALRLGVLYDLLGRFHHSDMRDATVTQFMRRYQVDSAQAARVEQVALTVFRALTPGRADTHPVEHVNDEHFLCWAARLHELGLSVAHNGYHKHGAYILTFADMPGFSKKEQARLAMLVLGHKGKLQKVGGLPYGDVNWLMVFALRLATILLRSRESKPPSEWGVRAGDKGFLLELPGDWLAANPLTAAALSDEVDAWRGVGLTFRLKSRGRGELSGNLTVLPVEGVSAGTDGMAPILTQAA, encoded by the coding sequence ATGCAAAATGAACTGATCGCCGCTGTAGACCTCGGGTCCAACAGCTTTCGCCTGGAAGTGGGGCGGGTAGTCGAGGACCAGATCTATACCCTGGATTCCCTCAAGGAAGCGGTACGCCTGGCCTCGGGCCTGACCCCGGAACGCTACATGGACGAGGCCTCCCAGCGCCGCGCCCTGGCGGCCCTGGCCAAGTTTGGCGAGCGCATCCGCGGCTTTGCCCCGGAACAGGTGCGGGCGGTGGCTACCAATACCCTGCGCGTGGCCAAGAACGCCGCCGAGTTCCTGCCCAAGGCCGAAGCGGCTTTGGGCTTTCCCATCGAAATCATCGCCGGCCGCGAAGAGGCCCGGTTGATCTACATCGGCGCCGCCCATTCCCTGCCCCTGGTGCCGCACAAGCGGCTGGTGGTGGACATTGGCGGCGGCTCCACCGAGTTCATCATCGGCAAGCGTTTCGAGCCCCAGTCGATGGAATCCCTGTTCATGGGCTGTGTCAGCTACACCGGGCGTTTTTTTCCGGATGGGCGCATGGACAAGAAGCGCTTCCGCGAGGCCGAGGTGGCCGCCGGCAAGGAAATCCAGACCATCGCCTACGACTACCTGCGTCTGGGCTGGAAGGAAGCGGTGGGCTCTTCCGGCTCGGCCCGGGCAATCGCCGACGTGCTGGAGCTGAACGGCCTCAACCCGGGGGGCGCCGTCGGCATCACCCGGGCCGGCATGGAGCGCATGAAGGCCCTGCTGATCAAGGCCGGCTCCCTCGACGCCCTGGACCTGGAAGGCCTCAAATCCGACCGCCTGCCGGTGATTCCCGGCGGGCTGGCGATCATGATGGCGGTGTTCCAGGAGCTCAACCTGGAACGCATGACCTATGCCGACGGGGCGCTGCGCCTGGGCGTGCTGTACGACCTGCTCGGCCGCTTCCACCACAGCGACATGCGCGATGCCACGGTCACCCAGTTCATGCGACGCTACCAGGTCGATTCGGCCCAGGCCGCCCGTGTCGAGCAAGTGGCGCTGACCGTGTTCCGTGCCCTGACGCCGGGGCGCGCCGACACCCATCCGGTGGAGCACGTCAACGACGAGCACTTCCTGTGCTGGGCGGCCCGGCTGCACGAGCTGGGCCTGTCTGTGGCCCACAACGGCTACCACAAGCACGGCGCCTACATCCTCACCTTCGCCGACATGCCCGGCTTCTCCAAGAAGGAGCAGGCCCGCCTGGCGATGCTGGTGCTCGGCCACAAGGGCAAGCTGCAGAAAGTGGGGGGGCTGCCCTACGGCGACGTGAACTGGCTGATGGTGTTCGCCCTGCGCCTGGCCACCATCCTGCTGCGCTCCCGGGAAAGCAAACCGCCCAGCGAATGGGGCGTGCGCGCCGGTGACAAGGGCTTCTTGCTCGAACTGCCGGGGGACTGGCTGGCGGCCAACCCCCTCACCGCCGCGGCCCTGTCCGACGAAGTGGATGCCTGGCGCGGTGTCGGCCTGACCTTCCGCCTCAAATCCCGGGGGCGCGGCGAGCTCTCGGGCAACCTCACGGTGCTGCCCGTCGAAGGGGTTTCGGCAGGGACGGATGGGATGGCGCCGATCTTGACCCAAGCCGCCTAA
- a CDS encoding ABC transporter ATP-binding protein, producing the protein MTGACDPHATMAPAVALDQVWSRYGRHVIHQGISLEVQRRSVCAIVGGSGSGKTTLLRQMVGLLPPWQGQVRLFGADLYRVPGDERRALKRRLGVLFQHGALFSALSVYDNIAFPLRELKWFDPDLIRALVLQKLAQVELEPHHAHLMPAELSGGMVKRVALARALALEPDLLVLDEPTSGLDPDRSRSFVHLIRCLQEALHFTVVMVTHDVESLSALATQVAVLADGHLVAVGSPEAVRRSDHPFIQAFFAGAPAPQP; encoded by the coding sequence ATGACTGGCGCCTGCGACCCCCACGCCACCATGGCGCCCGCCGTGGCCCTGGACCAGGTGTGGTCCCGCTACGGGCGCCACGTCATCCACCAGGGTATTTCCCTGGAGGTGCAGCGGCGCAGCGTGTGCGCCATCGTCGGCGGCTCGGGCAGCGGCAAGACCACTCTGCTGCGCCAGATGGTCGGCCTGCTGCCGCCCTGGCAGGGCCAAGTGCGCCTGTTCGGCGCCGACCTGTACCGGGTGCCCGGGGACGAGCGCCGCGCCCTGAAGCGCCGCCTCGGCGTGCTGTTCCAGCACGGCGCCCTGTTTTCGGCCCTGTCGGTCTATGACAACATCGCCTTTCCGCTGCGCGAACTGAAGTGGTTCGACCCGGACCTGATCCGCGCCCTGGTGCTGCAAAAACTGGCCCAGGTGGAGCTGGAGCCGCACCACGCCCACCTGATGCCGGCCGAATTGTCCGGCGGCATGGTCAAGCGCGTCGCCCTGGCCCGGGCCCTGGCCCTGGAGCCGGACCTGCTGGTGCTCGATGAGCCCACCTCGGGCCTGGACCCGGACCGCAGCCGCAGTTTCGTGCACTTGATCCGCTGCCTGCAGGAGGCGCTGCACTTCACCGTGGTGATGGTCACCCACGACGTGGAATCCCTGTCGGCTCTCGCCACTCAGGTGGCGGTGCTGGCCGACGGCCACCTGGTGGCGGTGGGCTCCCCGGAAGCGGTGCGGCGCAGCGACCACCCCTTCATCCAGGCCTTCTTTGCCGGCGCGCCTGCCCCCCAACCCTGA
- a CDS encoding MlaD family protein: MENRAHALLAGLFVILLGIAAAFAFWWFGNKQEQTRDYVVETRANVTGLNPQGQVRYRGIRVGRVQGIDLDRHDPALIHIRIRIRDDVPLTRGTTAKLGYQGITGIAYVQLEESGSDPTPLVSTEKAPAVIAMKPSLVDELADSGADVLRQVRQLVTNLNKLTDDDNRARMTATLDHLEAATRELQPTLASLRSAVSPENVAALQSTLKNTAAATQEAAGTLREAQQLAVRLQSVAERLDRGVEESAGSGFGVLSPRWDELAGQVATDVRQLNRLLKHLERNPQSLIFGAPPAAPGPGEAGFSASPAPAGGTAP, from the coding sequence GTGGAAAACCGTGCCCATGCCCTCCTTGCCGGCCTGTTCGTGATCCTGCTCGGGATCGCCGCGGCCTTTGCCTTCTGGTGGTTCGGCAACAAACAGGAGCAGACCCGGGACTACGTGGTCGAGACCCGGGCCAACGTCACCGGCCTCAATCCCCAGGGCCAGGTGCGCTACCGGGGCATCCGGGTCGGCCGGGTCCAGGGCATCGACCTGGACCGCCACGATCCGGCGCTGATCCACATCCGCATCCGCATCCGCGACGACGTACCGCTCACCCGCGGCACCACCGCCAAGCTCGGCTACCAGGGCATCACCGGCATCGCCTACGTGCAGCTCGAAGAATCGGGCAGCGACCCGACGCCCCTGGTGTCCACCGAAAAGGCCCCGGCGGTGATCGCCATGAAGCCCTCCCTGGTGGACGAACTGGCCGATTCCGGTGCCGACGTGCTGCGCCAGGTGCGCCAGCTGGTGACCAACCTCAACAAGCTCACCGACGACGATAACCGGGCGCGCATGACCGCCACCCTGGACCACCTGGAAGCCGCCACCCGGGAGCTGCAACCGACCCTGGCCAGCCTGCGCAGCGCCGTCTCGCCCGAGAACGTCGCCGCCCTGCAAAGCACCCTCAAGAACACCGCCGCCGCCACCCAGGAAGCCGCCGGCACCCTGCGCGAGGCTCAGCAGCTGGCGGTGCGCCTGCAATCCGTGGCCGAGCGCCTCGACCGGGGCGTGGAAGAATCCGCCGGCAGCGGCTTCGGCGTGCTCTCGCCGCGCTGGGACGAACTGGCCGGCCAGGTGGCCACCGACGTGCGCCAGCTCAACCGGCTGCTCAAGCACCTGGAGCGCAACCCCCAGAGCCTGATCTTCGGCGCTCCGCCGGCGGCGCCGGGGCCGGGGGAGGCGGGCTTTTCCGCTTCGCCCGCGCCCGCCGGCGGTACTGCGCCGTGA